A section of the Apodemus sylvaticus chromosome 10, mApoSyl1.1, whole genome shotgun sequence genome encodes:
- the Msln gene encoding mesothelin produces MALPTAQPLLGSCGSPICSRGFLLLLLGLGWMPLLQTQTTSQEATLLHAVNAGTADFASLPTGLFLGLTCDEASGLSMEHAKGLAMAVRQKNLTLRTHQLRCLARRLPRHLTKDELDALPLDLLLFLNPAMFPGQQACAHFFSLISKANVDVLPRRSLERQRLLVEALKCQGVYGFHVSEADTQALGGLACDLPGEFVAKSSEVLLPWLARCRGPLDQGQEKAVREVLRSGRSPYGPPSKWSVSTLDALQGLRAVLDESIVHSIPKDVIAEWLQRISRDPSWLGSKLTVIHPRFRRDTEQKACPPGKEPSKIDENLIFYQNWELEACVNGTMLAGQMDLVNEIPFTYEQLSIFKHKLDKTYPQGYPETLIQRLGHFFRYISADNIHQWNVTSPDTVKTLLKVSKGQKMNAQVVALVTRYLRGGGHLDRDIVKALSDIPLSYLCDFSHRDLHSVPSSVMWLVGPQDLDKCSQRHLGILYQKACSAFQNMSGLEYFEKIRTFLGGASEEDLRALSQHNVSMDMATFKRLQVDSLVGLSVAEVQNLLGPHIVDLKTEEDKSPVRDWLFRQQQKDLDRLGLGLQGGIPNGYLVLDFNVREAFSSGAPLLGPGFVFAWIPALLPALRLS; encoded by the exons ATGGCCTTGCCAACAGCCCAACCCCTGCTGGGGTCCTGTGGAAGTCCCATCTGCAGCCGAGGCTTCCTACTCCTTCTCCTTGGTCTTG GGTGGATGCCACTTCTGCAGACCCAGACTACAAGTCAG GAGGCCACCCTCCTCCATGCTGTGAATGCTGGCACTGCTGACTTTGCCAG TCTCCCCACAGGCCTCTTTCTTGGCCTCACGTGTGATGAGGCGTCTGGCCTGAGCATGGAACACGCCAAGGGGCTGGCTATGGCTGTGAGGCAGAAGAACCTCACGCTCCGGACACATCAG CTGCGCTGTCTGGCCCGTCGCCTTCCTAGGCACCTCACCAAGGATGAACTGGATGCTCTCCCACTGGACCTGCTGCTCTTCCTCAA CCCAGCCATGTTTCCAGGGCAACAGGCTTGTGCCCACTTCTTCTCCCTCATCTCTAAAGCCAATGTAGATGTCCTCCCACGGAGATCTCTGGAGCGCCAGAGGCTGCTGGTGGAGGCTCTGAAATGCCAG GGCGTGTATGGATTTCACGTGAGCGAGGCGGATACACAGGCTCTTGGAGGCCTGGCCTGTGACCTGCCTGGGGAATTTGTGGCCAAATCTTCGGAAGTCCTCCTCCCCTGGCTGGCCAGATGCCGAGGACCCCTGGACCAGGGCCAGGAAAAGGCAGTCAGGGAGGTTCTAAGGAGTGGAAGATCCCCCTATGG CCCCCCGTCAAAGTGGTCAGTCTCCACCCTGGATGCTCTGCAGGGCTTGCGGGCAGTGTTGGATGAGTCCATCGTCCACAGCATCCCCAAG GATGTCATAGCTGAGTGGCTGCAACGCATCTCCAGAGACCCCTCCTGGCTGGGGTCTAAGCTGACTGTCATACACCCAAGGTTCCGGCGGGACACAGAAC AGAAAGCCTGCCCTCCAGGGAAGGAGCCCTCCAAGATAGATGAAAACCTCATCTTCTACCAGAATTGGGAGCTGGAGGCTTGTGTGAATGGTACCATGCTGGCCGGCCAGATGGACCTTGTGAATGAGATTCCCTTCACCTACGAGCAACTCAGTATCTTCAAGCACAAACTGGACAAG ACCTACCCACAAGGCTATCCGGAGACCCTGATCCAGCGGCTGGGTCACTTCTTCAGATATATTAGTGCCGACAACATCCACCAGTGGAATGTGACCTCACCAGACACGGTGAAAACTCTGCTCAAAGTCAGCAAAGGACAAAAGATGAATGCCCAG GTGGTTGCCTTGGTCACCCGCTATCTTCGGGGAGGAGGCCATCTGGACAGGGACATAGTGAAAGCCCTGAGTGACATCCCATTAAGTTACTTATGTGACTTCAGCCACCGGGATCTGCACTCTGTTCCCTCCAGTGTTATGTG GCTGGTTGGGCCCCAAGACCTGGACAAGTGCAGCCAGAGACATCTGGGTATTCTCTATCAGAAGGCCTGCTCCGCCTTCCAGAATATGAGCGGGCTGgaatactttgagaaaatcaggaCATTCCTGG GTGGGGCCTCTGAGGAGGACCTGCGGGCCCTCAGCCAGCACAATGTGAGCATGGACATGGCTACTTTCAAGAGACTGCAGGTGGATTCCCTGGTG GGGCTGAGTGTAGCTGAGGTACAGAACCTTCTGGGGCCACACATTGTGGACCTGAAGACCGAGGAAGATAAAAGCCCTGTCCGGGACTGGCTCTTCCGGCAGCAGCAGAAAGACCTGGACAGGCTGGGTTTGGGACTTCAGGGTGGCATCCCCAATGGCTACCTGGTCCTGGACTTCAATGTCCGAG AGGCCTTCTCCAGCGGAGCCCCACTCCTTGGGCCGGGATTTGTATTTGCATGGATTCCAGCCCTGCTCCCAGCTTTAAGACTGAGCTGA